In one Ornithinimicrobium pratense genomic region, the following are encoded:
- the cysS gene encoding cysteine--tRNA ligase, producing the protein MSLHLYDTASRELRPFEPLEPGRVGIYICGLTTQGSPHIGHVRFAVAFDILRRWLERGHGYDVTLVRNVTDIDDKILAKSEEAGQPWWAWSYLHERETTRALELLGVLPPTYEPRATGHITEQVELIQVLIEKGHAYAAEDGSGDVYFDVRSWPAYGELTRQRLDDMEPAGDADPRGKRDPRDFALWKGHKAGEPETASWPTPYGRGRPGWHLECSAMARKYLGDAFDIHGGGVDLRFPHHENEQAQSRAAGLDFAGFWLHNAWVTVKGAKMGKSLGNALAVTELTKTVRPLVLRYYLGAAHYRSTIEYGEGSLDEALAAVERIEGYVARALEVAGASAEQVVQEAHALPVEEAFPAQFRAALDDDVNVPEALAVVFGAVREGNKALESGGEQAAVRHTLQQLVAMLDVLGVNPLDPRWGGADEGGQAGEVLAALVQERLAARTQARADKDFAAADAIRDQLTALGVVIEDTPAGARWSLG; encoded by the coding sequence GTGAGCCTGCACCTGTATGACACCGCCTCCCGCGAGCTGCGGCCCTTCGAGCCGCTCGAGCCCGGTCGCGTCGGGATCTACATCTGTGGCCTCACCACCCAGGGCAGCCCGCACATCGGGCACGTCCGGTTCGCGGTCGCCTTCGACATCCTGCGCCGCTGGCTGGAGCGGGGACACGGCTACGACGTGACCCTGGTCCGCAATGTCACCGACATCGACGACAAGATCCTGGCCAAGTCCGAAGAGGCCGGCCAGCCCTGGTGGGCCTGGTCCTACCTGCACGAGCGGGAGACCACGCGCGCGCTGGAGCTGCTCGGCGTCCTGCCGCCGACCTACGAGCCGCGGGCGACCGGCCACATCACCGAGCAGGTCGAGCTCATCCAGGTCCTGATCGAGAAGGGCCACGCCTACGCCGCCGAGGACGGCTCTGGCGACGTCTACTTCGACGTCCGCTCCTGGCCGGCCTATGGCGAGCTGACCCGGCAGAGGCTCGACGACATGGAGCCAGCCGGTGACGCCGACCCGCGTGGCAAGCGCGACCCGCGCGACTTCGCCCTCTGGAAGGGGCACAAGGCGGGCGAGCCGGAGACCGCGTCCTGGCCGACCCCCTACGGCCGCGGCCGCCCCGGCTGGCACCTGGAGTGCTCGGCGATGGCGCGCAAGTACCTCGGGGACGCCTTCGACATCCACGGCGGCGGCGTCGACCTGCGCTTCCCGCACCACGAGAACGAGCAGGCCCAGTCGCGTGCCGCCGGCCTCGACTTCGCGGGCTTCTGGCTGCACAACGCCTGGGTCACGGTCAAGGGCGCCAAGATGGGCAAGTCGCTCGGCAACGCGCTCGCGGTGACCGAGCTGACCAAGACCGTCCGCCCACTGGTGCTGCGCTACTACCTCGGCGCCGCGCACTACCGCTCCACGATCGAGTATGGCGAGGGCTCGCTCGACGAGGCGCTCGCGGCGGTGGAACGGATCGAGGGGTATGTGGCGCGCGCCCTGGAGGTCGCCGGGGCCTCGGCGGAGCAGGTGGTGCAGGAGGCGCATGCGCTCCCGGTGGAGGAGGCCTTCCCGGCGCAGTTCCGGGCGGCGCTGGACGATGACGTCAACGTGCCTGAGGCACTGGCCGTAGTCTTCGGCGCGGTGCGCGAGGGGAACAAGGCGCTGGAGAGCGGCGGGGAGCAGGCTGCGGTGCGGCATACGCTGCAGCAGCTGGTCGCCATGCTCGACGTGCTCGGCGTCAACCCCCTGGACCCGCGGTGGGGCGGCGCGGACGAGGGAGGCCAGGCGGGCGAGGTGCTGGCCGCCCTGGTGCAGGAGCGGCTCGCGGCGCGGACACAGGCGCGGGCCGACAAGGACTTCGCGGCGGCGGACGCCATTCGCGACCAGCTGACCGCGCTCGGCGTGGTCATCGAGGACACCCCGGCCGGCGCCCGCTGGTCGCTGGGCTGA